The Chitinophagales bacterium genome includes a window with the following:
- a CDS encoding VOC family protein, with the protein MTNSINWFEIPVKNFNRAKAFYATLLGEDIQEMPHPAYKYGILPGDMQNGVTGGIVEGEGFEPSMTGALIYLNGGDDLSVPLSKVEAAGGKILLPKTSIGGNGFMAHIADTEGNKIALHSMK; encoded by the coding sequence ATGACAAATTCAATCAATTGGTTTGAAATTCCAGTGAAAAATTTCAACAGAGCAAAAGCATTTTACGCAACGCTATTAGGTGAAGACATTCAGGAAATGCCCCACCCTGCTTACAAGTATGGCATCTTGCCCGGCGACATGCAAAACGGGGTAACAGGTGGAATTGTAGAAGGCGAAGGTTTTGAACCCTCAATGACTGGTGCTTTAATCTACCTTAATGGCGGAGATGATCTAAGTGTTCCGCTCTCTAAAGTTGAGGCAGCTGGAGGCAAAATTCTTTTGCCAAAAACCTCAATCGGTGGCAACGGCTTTATGGCTCACATAGCCGACACAGAAGGAAACAAAATTGCACTTCACTCAATGAAATAA
- a CDS encoding fibrobacter succinogenes major paralogous domain-containing protein: MKTNHFSNKMKPVLLVLLFLLAAAFSAGAQSVSLYLLELESHTKWEAVDTKWNSARSQWVSNCKIENTPEKTAQLLLQFESNVKWEAVEADWAARRNAWVNECNNAHAAGQVVKLLLEFESNIKWSAVDENWKTRRQGWINELNAIPQETASDKPGKNQVESALQSVTIGKQAWMAENLHVDKFRNGDPIRQVKTKEEWETAKMNHEPAWWYGTNSVNDYGMTYGKLYNWYAVNDPRGLAPEGWHIPSDAEWAELLTFFMQNKVPFSKLKSEEGWLNHMNGTNEFGFSALPGGNSAEYISYNVGQEASWWTATQDGDEFAMIYFLKENNAFQPDVNFKYSGNSVRCVKNK; this comes from the coding sequence ATGAAAACAAACCATTTCTCCAATAAAATGAAACCCGTTTTACTAGTCCTGCTTTTTCTGCTTGCCGCAGCGTTTTCTGCCGGAGCTCAATCCGTTTCCTTGTATTTGCTCGAACTGGAAAGCCATACCAAATGGGAAGCCGTTGATACAAAGTGGAACAGCGCCAGGAGCCAATGGGTGAGCAATTGTAAAATTGAAAACACACCTGAAAAAACTGCTCAGCTACTACTGCAGTTTGAATCGAATGTGAAATGGGAGGCTGTTGAAGCTGACTGGGCGGCACGCCGCAATGCATGGGTAAATGAGTGTAACAATGCACATGCAGCCGGGCAGGTTGTTAAACTGCTCCTGGAGTTTGAATCCAACATTAAATGGTCGGCTGTGGATGAAAACTGGAAAACAAGAAGACAAGGATGGATCAATGAACTGAATGCAATTCCACAGGAGACTGCATCCGATAAACCAGGTAAAAATCAGGTTGAGTCCGCATTACAATCAGTCACCATCGGAAAACAAGCCTGGATGGCTGAAAACCTGCATGTCGACAAATTCCGTAATGGTGATCCGATACGGCAGGTGAAAACCAAAGAAGAATGGGAAACCGCCAAGATGAACCATGAACCAGCATGGTGGTATGGTACCAACAGCGTTAATGATTATGGAATGACCTATGGTAAATTATATAACTGGTACGCCGTGAATGACCCGAGGGGCCTGGCACCGGAAGGCTGGCACATACCGAGTGATGCTGAATGGGCTGAACTTCTAACCTTCTTCATGCAAAATAAGGTGCCGTTTTCTAAACTTAAAAGTGAAGAAGGATGGCTTAACCATATGAACGGCACAAATGAATTCGGCTTTTCCGCTTTGCCGGGCGGAAACAGCGCAGAATATATCAGTTATAATGTCGGGCAGGAAGCAAGCTGGTGGACCGCCACGCAGGACGGTGATGAATTTGCGATGATTTATTTCCTGAAAGAAAACAACGCTTTCCAGCCCGATGTGAATTTTAAATACAGCGGTAATTCCGTTCGCTGTGTGAAAAACAAGTGA
- a CDS encoding TfoX/Sxy family protein has product MAYNEALANRIRDQLADIPNIVEKEMMGGLTFMVNDKMCIGIIKDDMMCRIAPEMQDTVIEKTGCRIMDFTGRPMKGYVMVDDSIMKTKKKFDYWINLSLEFNSKAKSSKKKKK; this is encoded by the coding sequence ATGGCTTACAACGAAGCATTAGCAAATCGAATTCGGGATCAACTTGCAGATATTCCAAACATTGTAGAAAAGGAAATGATGGGCGGCTTGACATTTATGGTAAACGACAAAATGTGCATCGGCATCATCAAAGATGATATGATGTGTCGCATTGCACCTGAAATGCAAGACACTGTTATAGAAAAAACAGGTTGTCGCATCATGGATTTCACAGGCAGACCAATGAAAGGTTATGTAATGGTGGATGACTCAATCATGAAAACCAAAAAAAAATTTGACTACTGGATAAACCTTAGTTTGGAGTTCAACAGCAAAGCCAAGTCATCAAAAAAGAAGAAAAAATAA
- a CDS encoding helix-turn-helix transcriptional regulator: protein MSFRSDCPIGKTLDILGDKWSLLIVRDLVFKGKNTYGAFLNGGEGITTSVLADKLALLEGGGIISKEVHPDSKAKILYRLTQKGIDLIPVLVEVIAWSEKYHEVHPQATAFAKQLKRDKESVIKMLRESLK, encoded by the coding sequence ATATCCTTTAGGTCTGATTGCCCGATTGGTAAAACGCTTGATATTCTGGGTGATAAATGGTCGTTGCTTATTGTGAGAGATTTAGTATTTAAAGGAAAAAATACTTACGGCGCTTTCCTCAATGGTGGCGAAGGAATTACAACCAGTGTCCTTGCCGATAAACTGGCATTGCTTGAAGGTGGTGGAATAATTTCAAAGGAAGTTCACCCGGACAGCAAAGCGAAAATTCTTTACAGACTCACTCAAAAGGGGATTGATTTAATTCCGGTTCTGGTTGAAGTAATTGCATGGAGTGAAAAGTATCATGAAGTTCATCCGCAAGCAACAGCGTTTGCTAAGCAGTTGAAAAGAGATAAGGAAAGTGTCATTAAAATGCTGCGGGAAAGTTTAAAGTAA
- a CDS encoding SRPBCC family protein: MSKLQARNETTIDASISTVWAIITDIKLLDKINPGVITATGRMDKQGETRTCEMENRGKRGTMTEKLVELVHEQKTVWAIENDSMGMGKMLKDPKFCFYLEKIGDNKTKIVNESYYEPANLMAKIINVLMMKKKMGEIQGQILSNIKTIAEKK; encoded by the coding sequence ATGAGCAAACTACAGGCACGAAATGAAACTACAATCGATGCGTCTATCAGCACCGTTTGGGCAATTATCACCGACATTAAACTTTTAGACAAAATAAATCCCGGCGTTATTACAGCTACAGGACGGATGGACAAGCAAGGCGAAACCCGAACTTGTGAAATGGAAAACCGAGGCAAGAGAGGAACTATGACAGAAAAACTGGTTGAGCTTGTTCACGAACAAAAAACTGTCTGGGCAATAGAAAACGACAGCATGGGAATGGGGAAGATGCTGAAAGACCCAAAATTTTGTTTCTATCTTGAAAAGATTGGTGATAACAAAACTAAAATCGTAAATGAATCTTATTACGAACCTGCAAACCTGATGGCTAAAATCATAAATGTTTTGATGATGAAAAAAAAGATGGGTGAAATCCAAGGACAAATTCTTTCTAACATTAAAACAATTGCAGAAAAAAAATAA
- a CDS encoding SRPBCC family protein: MATIHNEIMVNASIDRVWTMLTDLELLDRYDPAVKKATLLSNKKTGIGAKRKVLMVDGKNWFEETVTVFKANEALTYQLTDCSFPIKGLQHSYSFEKIGNQTKVKQVMEYTVKFGLLGKLLDSLMIRKQSDTGIKIFLAGLKSYAETH, from the coding sequence ATGGCAACTATCCACAACGAAATCATGGTAAACGCAAGCATTGACAGGGTTTGGACAATGCTTACTGACCTTGAACTCTTAGACAGGTATGACCCGGCGGTTAAGAAAGCAACTTTGCTTTCAAACAAAAAGACAGGCATCGGAGCAAAAAGAAAAGTGCTGATGGTTGACGGCAAAAACTGGTTTGAAGAAACAGTAACGGTGTTCAAAGCTAACGAGGCATTGACCTATCAACTCACAGATTGTTCCTTTCCAATCAAAGGTTTGCAACACAGCTACAGCTTTGAGAAAATCGGCAACCAAACAAAAGTTAAACAGGTAATGGAATACACCGTTAAGTTTGGTTTGCTGGGCAAGTTGCTTGACAGTTTGATGATACGCAAACAGTCGGACACTGGAATAAAAATATTCCTTGCAGGTCTTAAATCTTATGCTGAAACTCATTAA